The genome window TGACAGGATAAATAGTCTGTGTGGGATTATATGGGTTATACCTCCCAGAAAGAAACAATAGGGGCCTGAGCTTGGTGGCAAATGTACATTCCCATATCTAGCCCTGGAAAATGAAGACCCCTTGAATTCCAGTCCAACATGTTACTTGCAGAAATGGCATTATTATTAAATTGAATTAACATTCATTCATTACATTACTACATTTAGTAAAGGTGCTTTTATgtttaaatttacttttcaaTGGAAAGTTGTGTGTAGAAGGGGCAGTAGATGGTGTTGCTTGTGGGTGTGTGATAATCCAGTTCCCTCCCACTCCTTTGCACGGTGAGTTTTGTTCTTGGAAAAGTAATATAAGTAATAATAACAAATatagggaaaataataaaaatatagagAGAACCACCCCCTACCCCCATTAGGTTAGTGAGGAAGTGGGATGGGATGCCCAGAGAAGGTGTGCTGTGTCTTTGGGGCTTTTCAAAGCATAAATGGGTAAAGCTCTGAGCAAACTGTCCACACCTCGTAGCTAaccctgcactgagcaggaggctggacCAGGGGACTTGCTGGGGTCCCTTCCTGCCAGAATGGTTGAGTGATCCTAACAAAAGGCTGACCTGGGCAAGTGAGAGATCTAATGTGGAAAGTGACATCTGGTGTCAGGAGTTGAACTGCAGTTTGTAAGCACTCTTCTAACAGCCTGACGTTTAGGGAAATCCTCCTGTAAGGAGGATATCAGTTGCAAGATCAGTAGCTTTAGTTCCCTCCCCTGAGGTACTGCAAGTCTTGATTGTTGATAGAGCATGTAAGGTATTTCTCTTGGAATCACGGGTTTTTATTCTACAGGCACCACATGATCCAGATGAACTTTCCTGCTtcaaaagacagcaaaaatatATGTTCCTAAGTTAGAAACAATGCAATGTCTGTATTGGTTCTTTAAACATTACTCAATGTAGAATAGGGGGGGTTCTGCCAGTAATATATTTAAGGAAAGGTTTTGTGCCTATTTATAAAAGGTGGGGAGTGTGAAAACCCTCCCTGTAACCAGTGTCCTTGTGTGCAGTTCTCCAGCTGAGAAGTGCAGGGTTTCAGTCTGAGCTTAGGTGCTCTTTCCCTTGGGTTTTAAGCTAATAATACTTATGTGAAAGTGTTTTCTAGGTGCcacttttcttctgcttttactTCCCTGTATCTTCCCCTATTTTcaactttaaaattttctgtctgaacAGGTTGATTCCACTTCGGGATAATGGCAGGAAAAGTAAAGTGGGTAACTGACATAGAAAAATCTGTTCTAATAAACAACTTTGAAAAAAGAGGGTGGATTCAGGTGGCAGAAAATGAAGACTGGAATTTTTATTGGTAAGTATGCTACAATTCCCAGTTTCTTTTATCAATGTTATGGAGGCTTGCCCTGTTACTAGAGACCAAGCTTCTGTAATAAACTGtactttccttctcttcatgataataatttatattcagGCTAACTATTCAACATTTCAATACTGAGAGTGAATGAGAAATTAGACCAAGATTGTGGTAAAAGGAGGAGAGTAAATTATCTTCACATTTGGTGTTTTTCTAATATAAGCCCATGAAATGCTGTCCTAGAATGCAGTAATCTATTAATGGGCAGAAACAGTGctctttaaataaatgaaacaatttGTGATGTTCCTTTCATATACATCAGAATGGCAGTTTGTGCTGCCAAATGTACCCTTTGTGAACGACTTATTTAAATGGACAGGAATCTAAATGGGCAGGAATCTGCTCATGCTTTTGGAATGCAGTTGGGAGAGTGGGGAAACACTCATGGAAATTGCTGTGTTGTATtgttttgggttatttttttttctttctgaaatgatAATGTAGCAGATTGGTAGTATTCAGGAAATATTCTTAAATTTTTGCATTGAGACATCTAATATGGAAAATTCTTTGCATTTATGTCCCCGCTCTTATCTTCTGTGAAAATCGTAGTTGATGACTGATTTAATGACTCTGTCACTGCAGCACTTTCATCTGGTATATAACTCAATGACACAGGTGTTTTTAGCAAGATCTCTTAACCAGTTTTCAAGTCATATGTTTGAATTCTTTTTGTAATCCAAGTAGCAAGGCAGTCAATAAGAGGTtgggtttgtggtttttctgATGAGGAAAGGTGAGTTTCAAGAGTGTGAAGTAACAGATTTAGAAAGAGGATTCTGTAGCATTTGGGTGCACTTCAGTCATTTTTAGGCCCTGCTGGGAATTGACCTGACTATCTACAAGCCAGAGTCCAGTAGGACCCACTTGTCATCTTTCTGTCCTCACTTCCTGCACCAGTTTCAGTGATAGTGGAGGGACTGATTAAACCTTCAGCAggatttcatttgctttgttaATAGAACTTCAGGATGTGTTGGATTCTCACTGcagcaaaatattaaatataaagagaaatgagagagagaaaagatgaagaaattGGAGGGAAAAGATCTCTAATTTGTCGTCCTGAAGTGTGTTTCTTGAGAGAAATCACTTGGTGTCTGTCTTTGGTTTCAGGATGAGTGTCCAAACAATCAGAAATGTGTTCAGTGTGGAAACTGGTTACCGTCTCTCTGATGACCAAATTGTCAATCATTTCCCAAACCACTATGAACTGACCAGGAAAGATTTGATGGTAAAGAATATCAAGAGATACAGAAAAGAACTTGAGAAAGAAGGAAGTCCTCTTgcagaaaaggatgaaaatgggaaatatatttatttgggTATGTTCTTATTTTAAGCATTCAACTTTTTTCTTAGAGAGTCAATAATTGGAAGAGAGAcagcttttttgtgtgtgaagCACTGAACCTCTGGAGTGTTATGACATTAAAGTGGCTACCTTGAAGTGCTCTGTTCCACTTTAGGGTTTGATTCGTTTGGGGTTTCTCAAAAATTGTTTTGGAGAGGGAAAATTGTGGATTTAAGATACTTTGCAGTTAGGTTAGTGGTGAAACCAAAGGGCTCTGCTACTTCACATAAGAGAGGGTTACAGTTTCTTTAATTCAAAAGTGAAAAACTATTACGTGAAAATCTTACAATGGAGCAACAACTAAACCTTTTTGAAGGAAGGCTCTAGACAGAACTGAATGAACAAACACCTCAGAGGGGAAATTTGGGAGAAGTTGGGGAACTAATAAGGactgctaaaaaataaaaagcaaaccagacaaaaaaaaatacccaagaaACTCAAACCCCAAAACTAAACCAAGAATAGATCAGGAATGAGGAAAGCAGAGTTGGTTTGGAGGTCAGAAAGCATTGAAGTGAAACAGAGTGAGATATGTGGAGTTGCATTACATCTTggaaaagtgaaatgaaaacacTTCATCCATGTAAGAAGGCAGGTCTTCAAGAATGGAATTGAAGATAATTTAATagcaaaaagtgaaaaatgcttttctttacGTTTCAGTAATCATGGTAAAACTGAGTGTGTgggagcaaagaaaaataaaagatgttcAGAGTAAGATATAATAAATAAGAATAACGGGAGTTACgtggaaataaaaattacacaGCCAAAGGAGGGTTTTGCCTGCACAGAGCATGATAAAGAATGGTGGAAGCTGTTTGAGGAAATTGagaaattttaattgttttgttgAAATGATATCTAATACTGCAATGGCACAGCATataaatggaagaagaaaatctaTTCACATGAATTAGTCTCTATTACTTTGAAGTTAGCATCGTGCAGCATTTTGCAATTGTTTAAGTACAAACTATTATGTAAATGAGATAAAAAGCAACATGACTCTTAATGAAGGTGGACCATGCCAgactggaaaactgaaaatacagaacttttcttttttagtctTTATGTGTCAGTAGCCTTATCAGATAGAGTGTCTTTAATTGTGcacccttttttcccccttaattCAGATTTTGTTCCTGTGACTTTTATGCTTCCTGCCGATTATAATCTCTTTGTTGAAGAATTCAGAAAGAATCCCTCCAGCACATGGATTATGAAACCTTGTGGCAAAGCTCAAGGAAAAGGAATATTTCTAATCAACAAACTCtcccaaataaaaaaatggtCTCGAGACAGCAAAACATCTTCGTAAGTTCTTGAAACCAAACCCTTTATTGTACTTTCTGTAATTAGGTGAACTGCATCAACATGCTGATTGTCTGATGCATGGGAAAAGTATGCCATTATTATTATGATTGCTGTGTCATTTCATAGTTAGGTTTGCATTTAATCTCAGTTGTTATCTGGCTTCCTCCTTCAACAGGTTATAATACAGCTTGTTTTGGTATGAGGAGGTACACAGAACTGTTCAAATAATATTCTTTATAAAATTACTTTCGGTGTTGGAGAAAAACTTGCACAGAAAGAAATTGTTCTGCATCACAGTATTAAATAACaggaagcaagagaaaaatcttcccctcagcaatttcaataattgtttaatatatattaaatcaCTTTCTAAATTGGTCCAAAGAAGAATGCATTTCtatgaaataaatgtattttcttttggaacACAAAATAATGCACCTCATGTTGATGATCTCCTTCCGAATGGGTGAAATAGGTTAGCAATTTTATGCTTTTCTCTGACTAGAAGTTTTGATCACACAACTAATGGTTTTTCCTGTGACCAAGTCACTGGCTAAATATCGTTTGAGAATTTTTCCCCCTGTCTGATTGGAAACTGAAGAATGTCACAATCTGAAAGTTATATTAACTTTTCACAGTGGTTTGCAGTTGCACACCaagcagaaatgcaaatattccaGTAGTACAAGACCTTGAATAATGAAGGTAATGCACTACATTCTTTTTGCTTGTCTGGACTTTGCCAAGCTCTAAATTCTCTTCAAGGGAAAAAGGCTGGCTTGTAGAGCTGCATTGTGAATGGCTTGGTCAGCTACTGTGTGAGTTTAAATGGGTAATTGATCTTGGTCATCTCTAcagtattttcagcttttttttaatatgtaagGCCTGATGCCAAGTGTGTATTATTAACCTCTACAACTTTATACAGCGTCTTGCTAAAAGATGCAAGATTTCAGTCAACTCGAAATTTACAGAACACTTCTAAAGAAGCAAAAGACTTCAGGGATTGTATTGTTGCAAATATCATACTATGAGACATGTTTTGTGTCTTTCAGGTTTGTGTCTCAATCTTCCAAAGAAGCCTATGTGATTTCACTCTACATCAACAATCCCTTACTAATTGGTGGAAAGAAATTTGATCTTCGTCTCTATGTTTTGGTGTCTACCTATCGTCCACTGAGATGTTACATGTAAGGTTGCAtgtctttgtgttttgtttagaGATAATGCCCAGTGTAGTCAAAATAATGTTGTGCATGTTGCACAAGGAAGTTTAACCAGTAACTGGTATCCTAGGATGCTCACTTCCTTGCTTCTCACGGGGATTTAACacattttaatgactttttGCATTTAAGGTACAAGCTTGGGTTTTGCCGATTTTGCACAGTGAAATACACACCAAGTACAAGTGAACTGGATAACATGTTTGTACACCTTACAAACGTTGCCATTCAGAAGCATGGGGTAAGTGTGCTGATTTCTTAGATGCTCTTTTGTAGCAAGACTGATTTTCTTTAATTGTCCCAGAAACTTGGAATCAAAAGGTTTTGTCATACTCCTCATCATCTTGCAATTAAAATACTTCACCTTGCACttacaaataaatacattttagaatGTAGACATTTTAGAAAACCACAAATCAGAAGTCAAGATAATGAGTTGCAGCTCTGTAATAGGTGTGATATTTTCAGTATTGACTCCCAGTAGTTGAGAGCAGGGGTCTCCTTTAATTTAGAAGGCAGCATACTCACTTATGAATTGAACAATGAAATTTATGAGCTTGGATCATGTGGTTATGTACTGTATAATAGTGGTTTTATATCCCCTTCTtcatttccccttccctctctctctctctggcagttaatttaatttcttctttccagcACTTAGTCATCACAGGATTTTCCAGCTTCTTCCAGTATTTCgccagcctcctgcccctgccttcCTTCTGTGGGAAACAAAGGGAATGTGCAGTTGCAAACTTGAGATAAATAAGCGCTGCCTGGCCATCTGGTGGCTTCCTCTTGCATGGACAaagctggagctctgcctgcagaacaGTTCTGTCCTGTAATTTGCCATTGATATTCATGTGGAAACATGAGAGCTTTGACAGCCTATCCTTATGTCAAAGTAGGCCGAAATTCAGCAGTGGGGAGGGAAGGTTAGTGGGGCAGGGGTGACATAGATGGGGATAAAGTGTCACTTCCCAAGCCTTGTTCCTTCAGGGAATGACTTGATAATGATTGTCCCTTTGGTGTTTTTAGTGGATATTTGTGATTTACAAACCATGCCTCTGGTACAGTCATTAAAACTCTATTGCTGCACTTCCTAATGCCAGAAGCTTTATTTTAATGGTATGGAAAATAATATGTatggacacagacacacacacatgctcCTGATTATATTAATGTAGGTATACACATGCACTCATACACAAGATATGCAATATATCTTAAATTGAAACCTTGCTTAATATGCCTTCTCTACTGCTGTTCCCTAAGATGTGCAGCATAGCAGAACTGTCTTTGTCTGGATATTGCTGCAACAACAATGTAAATGATAATGTTGATAGTTCTTAATCAGGGTAAGTGGTCAAATATGCCATTTTTCAGTACTACAAACATTTTATTGTTCAGTTGCTGATTTGTGAAGTGCTTCAAACATGTTTTGGTTTGACAGGGCACAGTGAGAATTACTTATGGTGAAAGCTGGTCCAATACAACTTTTAGAAAAACTCCTGGTGGTGTTGCCAGTAGCAGAGAAGATGTGAGGCACGTGGTACATTGCCTGCCTTGTTATTATGCACCCTTTCCATCTTCTCTACCAGTTATAGAATGGCCTTCAAGATTTTTCCCAGATAAGAGAAGTGACTGTGGTGGTGACGTCACTTAGAATAAAGATCAACAGAAATGGGTATAGAAGTAGCAGCCTAAGAATGTGGAATTATTACTAGAatatttgaaaagctttttataaATTGTAAACCACTGATATCTGTTCAGTTTtgcagaaaggcagaaaggaagTTTAGTGTAAAGCAATGCTACCCATTctatttgttctgttttaaatGTGCCTGTAACTTTGGAGGCTTTTAGACTGTACAGCTTTAGTCTTCTAAAACTGTACCTAATTTGAGCTGTcagtaatttataaaaattatgatGAGgtgctgtttgtgtgtgtaatacaaacaaaacaacaataattCTTATAcataattattttcactttgttttaaTGTCTTTAATGAAACAACTGTAATTATGTAAAGCTCTACCCAGTTGGAATCTGTTTTGATTTGACTACTTGTTCTGAAGGGCAAAGAGGGCTGAAACTTTGATCTCTGTTCCCTTGCTGGAATCTGGTGTCATGACATTTTTATCATGGAGCAAATCCTGAGAACCATGTTTCAGGTCTTTATTTGTACTGTCCAGTTCTCCAAATTTACTAATGGGGGAGCTGTAGGAGAAAGCCTAATAATAAGATAGGTGCTTCTCTGACCTTGTCCTAGAGGACGACAGAATTTGTTCTTCTGAgagctttttttctgctctatGCATTCTGTGTTTTGTAATTCAGCAGGCATACAATCATTAATTCTCAGAAATGCTCTGAGGAGAACACTTTATAAAGGGACAAAGCATTTGTCCTGAGAGTTCCTTGAGGGCTGAACATGTGCCTTTCCATCAGTATGAACACCCCTCGCTTTGCTCCTGtcttttcatttaaagagaaataatgCACAGCCTTGATAGCCTCTGAAAAGACAACATAAGGTAACCTGTTTTCCCCTGTTCATTTTCAGTAATGCTTAGTGGGGTTTTGTACTGAATTACTtgaaaattttaacttttaaaaacaattcaggTGTCATTTCACTATGTTCTTGAATGTAGCTGTATCAGTAGCACCATTAAGAAGATACCAGGGAACAGACAAGTTgtgctttaaataaataaacacagacAAACACTTTCAAGTGCTGCATTTTACAACAGCTACCTTCAGTGAAATTCTGCTGTTGCTcattaattgttttttccttatccCCAGAGGAGCAAAACGTTCAGTTCTTTCctttcacattttaaaacttctaTTTCCAAATCATAACTCATACTTTATTATAAAACTGTCCAAGTACccaggtttttttctcctgacaaagatttattactttatttacGATGTGTGATACAAGCATATTAAAGCTATAATAAAAGCAATTGTTTATGTAGAGGGCAGTTCAAAGTTGAGGTGTTCATGAAGCTGCAAGAGCAATTAGCCAAGTTTATTTTTAGAGCAGTACTTGTAAATATAAGGGGACTTTTTGTGGGGATGAGAAAAAACCTGCTGAACAACTTCGAAATCTTAGACTAAGTGAACTTCTTAACTCTTCAGGATGATTACAACCATATCCATGGAGGCAAGTGGACAGTGAGTAACTTACGCTTGTACCTGGAGAGCACCCGTGGAAAGGAAGTCACCAACAAATTATTTGATGAAATCCACTGGATCATTGTGCAGTCCCTGAAGGCTGTTGCGGTGAGTGCTGCCAGCAATAgcattccagctgcaggctTCCCATAGccattccagctgcaggctTCCCATTAgcattccagctgcaggctTACCATAACCATGGAAGTGAGCTTGCCATTCAAACCCCTGCatctcttttctgctctttgagTGATGGTGTTGATGCTGATTTCTGCAGCTCTCTTATCTCTTGATTTCTTGATATCTCTTGAGATGAGGGAACTGAATCTTGAGTGGGTGAGTGGGTTGAGCTGTCTGGGGATATTTGAAGGAGTGAATAAATCTCTTTCCTTGAGGGATTTGTGAACTATTTAACATGACTTGATACTGCCCTTGTGAATAGTATTAAGTTCTGCCAAAATGTGTGACGTCATTGCAGCAATAACAAATGTGTCAAAGAAAAAACACCTCTGGAGGACAGTTTATCAAAGCAAACCTAAGGCTATTAGTTCATCAGAGTTACATAATGTACTTTCACTACTTTTATGCAGAAGTCACAGAGTTATcatgaatttattaaaaaaaaaaaaaaagaagcagcagccagttCTCTGCTTGAGTGACTTTCTAGTGTTGGGGTAATATTCTGTGATCACATTACAGGGCAGGTACCACTCTGGGAATCAGCTGGGGCAACTGAGTTGACAAGGACTCTCCTGGTCCCAAGTACATTGTCTTGTCCTCTCTTTTGGGTTGGTCCTGGCACCATTTAGAGCTGAATCAGCTCACTTGTGCACTGACAATTACAACCTTGCTTTATCGATGGCTTGGTGTTCTGCCAGGGGAATAAGCTGAGTCATGGAAGGAGCAGATGAACACCAGAATCAGCCCGAGAAACAGGGACAAGGTCGTGCAGCTAAGAtcagtgggagctggggaagCATGCCTTAACCTGGCCTCTGCTGTGCAATCATATCTGAAGGTActtgggggaagaaaagggataTAATCAAATGCTAGCAGAACCTTAGAAGAGGAGAAGTGGTAAAAATTATGGAGCATGAAATCTGTTGTTCCTCTGTCCTTCTGACAATGGCACATGTAATTAGATTCTtgttcctcctctcctctttcagtccctgaagaaatgaaaagctTCATTATTAGTTATGGGGAAAACATCTCAGAAACCTTTACAAAGTTTTCTCTAAAAGATCTGATGAGCTTCATGTAGAAGAAAGTATTTTACCGTGCATACTGCCAATGTTTATGTAATGCATATATAATGCATAATGCAGATGCTGGAAAGCTCCTGGTTCTCTAGGGGATGTGCGTCTAAGCAAACTTGATTCCTGCGCTCTCTCTTGGCTTTGGGGTTATAGTTACCTTgagtaattaaaatttttaaatgcattttgtaaTTGTTTGACCTAAAATTTCTGCATAGTTACAGCAgcagaataaaagaaatgtcTTTGAATTGCTTTTCTAAAGTTTAAAGAATTCACAATTATATGAAGCtgtaaattttcaaattttctgttttctcctgatGCATGCAGGCTTTCAATATAGTTATTACTTTTGTAAAGTATAAAACCACTGATTTTCACTATGGAAACATAATGGAAAATTAACATAACATAACTCAATACTTGGCATCAGTGCAATCATTAGTATTGAAATATTTACATCCAGCCTCAGAAAAAGAGGCAATGCTGAACCTACTAGTTGGCAAGCTTATATTTGAGTTACAATACTGAAAAGTGTTGTAGAAGACTTGTAATGTGATTTCTAGCAAAGAAAGTAGGTAATTGGGTTACTTACTGAAGAGTAGATTTTAATACATATtactgtcttttctttttccccagcctgTAATGAATAATGATAAACACTGCTTTGAGTGTTATGGATATGACATTATCATTGATGACAAGCTTAAACCCTGGCTAATTGAGGTAAAGTTCTataaaatacagggaaaaaactTCCTTCTCATTTCATGGAATAAAACTAAGTAGATTTCAATGTagtcttttctctttttagatAGTATTGTTTGTTTATCGGGTAAGAGGATTAAGAAAAATACTGGAAAGTGACATAGCTCATGTGATGACCAAGCTAGcatgtgcttttctttcttttttttttttgtttttctatttgtttgtggctttctgttttggtttctaAATCCAGTGCATCCATGCAACTGCACTTCAGAGGCAGTCTGAATGTTAGCAGCCCTGTTAAATACTGGATCAGTATCTGAAAAATGGGCATTGACTTGATGAAGCAAAACatcaaatttaatttctaaatgcTCATGGCCTTAATGTTACAGATTAAGAGGAAACAAAAGGGGCATGCAAAGTATAATTAGAATatttggaaagatttttattttttacataattttctctttcatataTATACTTTAGCTCTGTATGTTCAATATAAATTTTTTCCATCCCTCTTCCTTCTCAATCTAAGTTGAAGTGAgcttcataaaaaaaaatctgtttattgcTCTGATACTATGTCTCCAAAATAAATGTGGAACAAAGATATGTTAAATGAATCCCTgtttaattaaaacaagataCAATGTAGTGCTTTGAATAGAGAGCACTCTCCAGCTCACAATATAATGAGAGAACTCAGGTAAGAACTTAGAGAAAAGTTGTTTAGCAGAAGAGAGCCACAGATTTCTGTGGGCAACAGTGGCTCATGTAAACTGGGCAAATTTTAAGGACTCAAATGTATGGGGTTTGTAACCAtgtaaacagaaaattaaataaaaattctgccTTGTCTGATTGATCCTGGTGAATCTCATCTCAACAGAAATCTTCAGGCTGACACTGCAGACGCTTAACAGAGCGGTACTTTCCTGTCTTAAGTAAAACGAAAAATGCTCAGTGGGGAATTCCTTCCAGTGCCCGAGGAACTGAAAGATGTGCTTTGAGCCACCAAGGCTCAATTTCCCAAATGGTACACACAGACATCACGCATGCTGTTTGGAGAACACTCCAAAAACTGATActgactgggttttttttcccttttgtagGTTAATGCTTCCCCTTCTCTTACTTCCAGCACCGCTAATGATCGCATCTTGAAGTATAATCTTATTAATGACACGCTTAACATTGCTGTGCCTAACGGGGAAATTCCTGACTGCAAATGGAATAAATCTCCACCAAAAGAGGTTCTGGGCAATTATGAAGTCTTGTAAGTTTTATCAATGTTTCATAGAAAGGccaatgtttttctttcccctcactTTTTTTGATGTGTAATGTAGACCAAAAAGATAAAGTAAACTTCATTCTGATATGAAAAATGGGCACAAAGTACCACTTCATTTCTTTGGAGCTGCATTGGAGGTGGGAGTGCATTAAAGCAGAGTTCCCTTGCCTCATGTCCAGAGACAATGTTGTCTGATAAGCTCCTGCTTGCAACTTCTGAGCTTCTAGCAGCTAGAACTGAGGGTCAGAAGCAAAGAGAATGTTTGTCTTCTACATGTGCAGAACTTTAATTTTATGGAGGATAATATATACATGGTACTTAAACAGTTAAAATAGTTAGTTCTGGTTTAAAAGTTGTTTGATGCAAATTTTCTCTCAGTTCATGGAAATAATGCCTCTTGAGTCCTGTGAATAATGAATGTAATAATAAATCATAGAATTGtcagatattttttcatttcctcgATCGGTATTATAGGGAGAGAAATGAAGGAAACTGAGACTTTTTATATAGGAATGTCTGTAAGATTTATCTAGTATGGATTGGTTTTATGCAGAAGACACTGATTTGAATACCATATTGCTGATacagtttttatcttttttgagAAAGTGTTTGGATAGTTTCTCTAGCACTAGTGGTGCAGTTGCTCAGTATGTCAAGAATGCCCTTTATGTACACAGCTGATCCACTAGTTCTTGCTCATCTTAAATACTTTTTCTCTACTAGTAAAAGCAGTTAAATATAAGTGGTCTGAATTAGGATTTAAGATTTAATGAATGTTATACACATGGTAGCTATGAATACCTATAAAACAGTATAACTAAGTATATTTTATGATTTTCCTACAAAATTCTTTAGtattatcttctgttaattacAATTACCTATTTATAACCAAATTCTGCTTGGAATTTGCATGGCAGTTGAAATGTCAGTTTATTCTGAGGTTATCTGAGGCTATAATGGATTTAGATATCTACAGAACCACTCATCACTGTGCTTAAGTGTTACAAATACATATCATCAGATGCATTTTGTTTGATCACATGGCTGTTTAGTTCACCTcattctttcccttctctctttgcGATGCAACAGGGGAGTTTTACCACTGCAGGTAACAATCCTCCCTTTGAAGCAATAGCTCAGGAGTTATTTGAACTGCCAGCAGGCTGATGTTCTGCTTAACCACAGACTTGCAGAAGTACATGGGGAACTTCACAAGCACAAAATTTCACAAACTTGGGAGTTtaactaaagctgccagctgACTTGTTTCTTTCAAACTGGCGCTGAAGATATTTCAGGATGATCTGTATTGTAAAATTATAGATTCATAGACTCATAGCTGCATGTCATGCTATGCCTGCATGAAGCCATATG of Molothrus ater isolate BHLD 08-10-18 breed brown headed cowbird chromosome 5, BPBGC_Mater_1.1, whole genome shotgun sequence contains these proteins:
- the TTLL1 gene encoding polyglutamylase complex subunit TTLL1, whose amino-acid sequence is MAGKVKWVTDIEKSVLINNFEKRGWIQVAENEDWNFYWMSVQTIRNVFSVETGYRLSDDQIVNHFPNHYELTRKDLMVKNIKRYRKELEKEGSPLAEKDENGKYIYLDFVPVTFMLPADYNLFVEEFRKNPSSTWIMKPCGKAQGKGIFLINKLSQIKKWSRDSKTSSFVSQSSKEAYVISLYINNPLLIGGKKFDLRLYVLVSTYRPLRCYMYKLGFCRFCTVKYTPSTSELDNMFVHLTNVAIQKHGDDYNHIHGGKWTVSNLRLYLESTRGKEVTNKLFDEIHWIIVQSLKAVAPVMNNDKHCFECYGYDIIIDDKLKPWLIEVNASPSLTSSTANDRILKYNLINDTLNIAVPNGEIPDCKWNKSPPKEVLGNYEVLYDEEMAQSDGTDRDLRGRPGQPTGVKGSRARDSGKPVLTTWK